A window of the Xiashengella succiniciproducens genome harbors these coding sequences:
- a CDS encoding DUF4129 domain-containing protein translates to MKSKRAIIPLLWLFIFLFNATGIETEEATVLDDNSHVEYRSPDVADIEQLKQDSRYDYELVNNRPGWLARMFSRFIEMLVGQSQGLTFVSFLLIGLMVIGFVIFILRLLDIPVVGFIVFARAGKKEELLFSDNISSDNEGKLTELLDMYRSNGAFREAVRILYLLTLRKYESRGILELRDYKTNRDYIREIRDTTLRELFSNLVKIYDHVWFGQYDPDSIMYGKIEAVFSKALDGQQKLQ, encoded by the coding sequence ATGAAGTCAAAACGTGCTATAATTCCACTGCTATGGTTGTTTATCTTCCTTTTTAATGCCACCGGCATTGAAACGGAGGAAGCCACTGTATTGGATGATAATAGCCATGTGGAATACAGGAGCCCTGATGTCGCTGATATCGAACAGTTGAAGCAGGATTCCCGCTATGATTATGAGCTGGTGAATAACAGGCCGGGATGGTTGGCCAGGATGTTTTCGAGATTTATAGAGATGCTTGTAGGGCAGTCTCAGGGCCTAACCTTTGTCAGCTTCCTGCTGATCGGGCTCATGGTCATTGGCTTTGTCATTTTCATCCTGCGTCTCTTAGATATTCCCGTTGTAGGTTTTATAGTCTTTGCCAGGGCAGGCAAAAAGGAAGAATTGCTTTTCTCAGATAATATAAGTTCCGACAATGAGGGAAAGCTGACTGAGCTCCTTGATATGTACCGTAGTAACGGGGCTTTCAGGGAAGCAGTCAGGATACTCTACCTGCTTACCCTTAGGAAGTATGAAAGTCGTGGTATTCTTGAGTTAAGAGACTATAAGACCAATAGGGATTATATTCGTGAGATCAGGGATACTACTCTTAGGGAACTGTTTTCAAATCTTGTAAAGATTTACGATCATGTCTGGTTTGGCCAGTATGATCCGGATTCAATTATGTATGGTAAGATAGAGGCTGTATTCAGCAAGGCATTAGATGGGCAGCAAAAGTTGCAGTAA
- a CDS encoding DUF4350 domain-containing protein produces the protein MARDLNKRRSLISYSLVVGVLLLAIAILFSPSETDWNPSFSKRHSIPLGMELVYGFMGDMFPDKDVKVVYNGFASYFDDSIPSDVNLLFVNDRLLMTREDWEVVLAATEAGSNVFIAAEHFSDIISDTLGINLSYGEPISFSLLPDSVGYNFTNPRLKVSDNFWYSSVITNNYFARYDTLNTTVLGHNHRGDANFIRIKRGKGNIYLNCNPIVFTNYHLLKSDNGGYIFRALSYLPIADTYWDEKYKTGAPAMISEMGIVFREKSLRFAWYLLLISLLLYFIFYGKRRQRPIPIYEAPGNSTLEFVETIARLYFIKGDHRNVAKKRFLYFLDSLRSRYFIDVSMPESKLIEECSRKSGVPERTFASIFSMAKNLEKVEKITLEDLYQFNRQLEFFYKNAQ, from the coding sequence ATGGCCAGGGACTTAAATAAAAGACGCAGTTTGATATCCTACTCGCTTGTGGTGGGAGTCTTGTTGCTGGCCATTGCCATATTATTCTCTCCCAGTGAGACAGACTGGAATCCAAGTTTTTCGAAGAGGCATTCCATACCTCTGGGTATGGAACTGGTCTATGGCTTTATGGGGGACATGTTTCCAGACAAGGATGTCAAAGTGGTATACAATGGTTTTGCTTCTTACTTTGATGACAGCATCCCTTCAGATGTTAATTTGCTATTTGTAAATGACAGGTTGCTGATGACCAGAGAAGACTGGGAGGTCGTACTTGCTGCCACTGAAGCCGGCAGCAATGTTTTCATTGCTGCCGAACATTTTTCAGATATTATTAGCGATACATTGGGCATTAATCTGAGTTATGGTGAACCGATAAGCTTTAGCTTATTGCCTGACTCAGTGGGTTATAATTTTACAAACCCCAGATTAAAAGTTTCAGATAACTTCTGGTATTCGTCAGTAATAACCAACAACTACTTCGCCCGATATGATACTCTCAACACCACGGTGCTGGGGCATAATCATAGGGGAGACGCCAATTTTATAAGAATTAAGCGTGGGAAAGGCAATATTTATCTTAACTGCAATCCCATTGTTTTTACCAATTATCATCTGCTTAAAAGTGATAACGGGGGCTATATATTCAGGGCATTGTCGTATTTGCCAATTGCAGATACTTACTGGGATGAGAAGTATAAGACCGGGGCGCCGGCAATGATATCTGAGATGGGTATTGTGTTTAGAGAGAAGAGCTTGCGTTTTGCCTGGTATTTGCTTCTGATAAGTTTGCTACTTTATTTTATCTTTTACGGCAAGCGTAGGCAAAGGCCTATTCCCATCTATGAGGCCCCTGGCAACAGTACACTGGAGTTTGTTGAAACTATTGCCAGGCTTTATTTTATCAAAGGTGATCACCGCAATGTTGCTAAGAAGAGATTCCTTTACTTTCTTGATAGTTTAAGGAGTAGATATTTTATAGATGTATCTATGCCTGAAAGCAAACTTATAGAGGAATGCTCACGCAAGTCGGGAGTGCCGGAACGGACTTTTGCTTCCATCTTTAGTATGGCAAAGAATCTGGAGAAGGTTGAGAAGATCACCCTTGAGGATCTGTATCAGTTTAATCGTCAGTTGGAGTTCTTTTATAAAAACGCTCAGTAA
- a CDS encoding AAA family ATPase, with the protein MDYSQDQVFQDGAGSFENRLKVQEINHMAYRIRNEISKVIVGQERVLDMMLTALLANGHVLLEGVPGVAKTLMAKLLARCIDTGYSRIQFTPDLMPSDVLGTTIFNTATSSFEFNAGPVFSNIVLIDEVNRAPAKTQSALFELMEERQVTIDGATRKMARPFLVLATQNPVEHEGTYRLPEAQLDRFLFKINIDYPSLEQEVAILQTASERGAIAEVDEVNPVVKEAELVEFQELIHRVIIDPQLIRYIAVIVEKTRSHSSLYLGASPRASLWIMRASKAFAALEGRDFVTPEDIREVLYPVLVHRIILSPEKEMEGVRPEAVIRQIVDSVEIPR; encoded by the coding sequence ATGGATTATTCACAAGATCAAGTATTTCAGGACGGAGCCGGTAGCTTTGAAAACAGGCTGAAGGTTCAGGAGATCAATCATATGGCCTATCGCATACGAAATGAGATCTCAAAAGTGATTGTCGGTCAGGAACGGGTATTGGACATGATGCTGACAGCGTTGCTGGCCAACGGCCATGTATTGCTTGAGGGTGTGCCGGGTGTGGCCAAGACCCTTATGGCCAAGCTGTTGGCGCGCTGTATAGACACAGGATATTCACGTATTCAGTTCACACCCGACCTGATGCCTTCTGATGTGTTGGGAACAACAATATTCAATACAGCCACAAGCTCCTTTGAGTTTAATGCCGGTCCTGTATTCTCGAATATAGTATTGATAGATGAGGTCAACAGGGCTCCGGCTAAAACACAATCAGCGTTATTTGAGCTGATGGAGGAAAGGCAGGTCACTATCGATGGGGCAACCAGGAAGATGGCCCGTCCATTCCTTGTTCTAGCAACGCAGAACCCTGTAGAACATGAGGGAACCTATCGTCTGCCTGAGGCCCAGCTTGACCGCTTCCTGTTCAAGATTAATATTGATTATCCTTCGTTGGAGCAGGAGGTTGCAATACTTCAAACAGCAAGTGAAAGAGGTGCCATAGCTGAGGTTGATGAGGTGAATCCTGTAGTAAAGGAAGCTGAGCTCGTTGAGTTCCAGGAGCTGATACACAGAGTGATAATAGATCCTCAATTGATAAGGTACATCGCTGTAATAGTCGAAAAGACCCGCAGCCATAGCTCTCTATACCTAGGTGCCAGTCCCCGTGCTTCTCTCTGGATCATGAGGGCATCCAAAGCTTTTGCCGCTCTTGAGGGCAGGGACTTTGTTACACCTGAAGATATCCGTGAGGTACTGTACCCAGTTCTTGTTCACAGGATAATACTTAGTCCTGAGAAGGAAATGGAAGGAGTCAGGCCTGAAGCCGTAATCAGGCAGATAGTTGATTCGGTTGAAATACCCAGATAG
- a CDS encoding DUF58 domain-containing protein, which yields MKNTLKSLYTNARFFYIMWGLVVVFAASLFRDYLFSAGVILLSAFIGAVLVEFFLLYPSGGNAYIRANRRLAERFSNGDMNEVAITVESHFPFPVNIEIIDEIPYHFQIRDFLKKGRLVTGKPTVFKYGLRPLERGEYVFGALNVYVKGRLGLLSRRYRFDAGAIVKVYPSFIQMRRYEIMAISNRLNEVGVKKIRRIGHHSEFDQIREYIKGDDIRTINWRATARVAKMMVNQFRDERSQQIFCLINMGRSMKMPFDGLTLLDYAINTSLVMSNIAILRHDKTGLVTFDDKIRSALPARAEGRHMQSIMEVLYKQTTSFSESNYEALYTFIRSRVHQRSLFILFTNFESIESARREIDLLTGIASKHLLMLVFFENEEVSKVLTSETTDAEEIYKHAIAEKFIYDKKQIVKELERRGIYALLTKPEKLTVDTMNKYLEFKSRGLL from the coding sequence ATGAAGAACACTCTAAAGTCGCTCTACACAAATGCCCGCTTTTTCTATATTATGTGGGGGCTTGTTGTGGTTTTTGCAGCTTCCTTATTCCGGGACTACCTGTTTTCTGCCGGAGTGATTCTTCTGTCTGCATTTATTGGTGCTGTTCTTGTTGAATTCTTCCTGCTATATCCATCTGGAGGAAATGCATATATCAGGGCAAACCGGCGACTTGCCGAAAGGTTTTCCAACGGTGATATGAACGAGGTGGCTATCACTGTCGAAAGCCACTTCCCTTTCCCTGTCAATATTGAGATTATTGATGAGATCCCGTATCACTTCCAGATCAGAGACTTTCTTAAAAAGGGAAGATTGGTAACAGGAAAACCAACGGTTTTCAAATATGGTCTGAGACCCCTTGAGAGAGGCGAGTATGTATTTGGAGCTCTGAATGTGTATGTTAAAGGGAGGCTTGGACTACTTTCCAGACGATACAGATTTGATGCAGGTGCAATCGTAAAGGTGTATCCATCATTTATTCAAATGCGACGCTATGAGATAATGGCAATAAGCAACAGACTAAATGAGGTCGGGGTAAAGAAGATACGCAGGATAGGTCATCACAGTGAGTTTGACCAGATACGTGAATATATAAAGGGAGATGATATCCGTACTATCAACTGGAGAGCTACTGCCAGGGTTGCTAAAATGATGGTCAATCAGTTTCGGGATGAGCGCTCCCAACAGATTTTCTGCCTTATTAATATGGGGCGTAGTATGAAAATGCCCTTTGACGGCTTGACCCTGCTCGACTATGCAATAAATACCTCTCTTGTGATGTCCAATATAGCAATATTGAGACATGACAAAACCGGTCTAGTTACCTTCGATGATAAGATTCGGTCAGCGCTGCCTGCACGAGCGGAGGGAAGGCATATGCAGTCAATCATGGAGGTGTTGTACAAGCAAACCACGAGCTTTAGCGAGAGCAATTATGAAGCACTTTATACATTTATAAGGAGCAGGGTACATCAACGCAGTCTTTTCATTCTTTTCACAAACTTTGAAAGTATTGAGTCAGCCAGGAGAGAGATAGACTTGCTTACAGGCATCGCATCAAAGCACCTTTTGATGCTTGTATTTTTCGAAAACGAAGAGGTCTCCAAAGTGCTCACCAGTGAAACCACTGATGCTGAAGAAATATACAAACATGCGATAGCTGAGAAATTTATCTATGACAAGAAGCAGATTGTGAAAGAGCTTGAACGTAGGGGTATTTATGCACTGCTTACAAAGCCCGAAAAGCTGACTGTCGACACGATGAACAAATACCTTGAGTTTAAATCCCGTGGGCTATTGTAG
- a CDS encoding patatin-like phospholipase family protein has protein sequence MIKRSLVILILVVFPLLLVSAEEPRNDRPKVGLVLSGGGAKGLAHIGAIKVLEEVGIRPDYITGTSMGSIIGGLYSIGYTATELDSIVSTADWAHLLSDRVPLSDVIPEEKTDYQRFQVELDITEDGFAVPMGLIGGHAISELFARLSARVSGTYYFKDYPIPFKCVAADLLSGEQVIFDRGSFSTALRSSMSIPSVFSPVELDTLYLVDGGVLNNFPVDLCREMGADIIIGVNVGNADRVNKADLNSLIGVLTTSTMIANSSNNRAQLPYVDVVIMPDLTGYNVASFFNAPQIIERGELAAREVYGQLDSLARFLDQFDKPKPLSIPSDPVEFVISRVEVDGLEKVSRRFFISGLGINAGDTVDFSLLSQGVNRLIGTRYFDYVTYNLEPEGGKYVLKMNTQESAPAKFKFSIHYDNEYKAGILTNITLRNLLWIGNRFSTTLDIAEKPRFNVTAINYYGENHLTASKLVFDREVNNFPVYMNDGRVYGTLTHHYTDLAFGFMSSIGTSWEIDAYLEYERSMLTDQTGMYEIFSNGVARFGNEFISANFSSKLNTLDRRYFPRRGTDMMIGYRFILDNRAVYHGSESGRELVSDAIEPVNKNFFELSAYYQKFFRVSKRWVISPRVQANFADMQLPLPGRVFVGGVPFQRRSNEVSFVGLSSREKYVQNFVMAQLNLRYRVTRSLNITGVANGLVSFLDEGPELPGYISSKDEEVVGMGLLVEYDSVIGPIQFGISNGNINKGLRWYFGLGYPF, from the coding sequence ATGATAAAACGATCATTGGTCATATTGATTCTTGTGGTATTCCCACTCTTGCTTGTCAGTGCCGAGGAGCCCCGCAATGACAGGCCAAAGGTTGGTTTGGTTCTTAGTGGTGGAGGAGCCAAGGGCCTTGCTCATATAGGGGCAATAAAGGTGCTGGAGGAAGTTGGTATCAGACCAGATTATATAACGGGTACCAGTATGGGTAGCATTATTGGGGGATTGTATTCCATCGGGTATACTGCTACCGAATTGGATTCTATAGTAAGCACGGCAGACTGGGCGCATCTTCTGTCTGACCGTGTTCCTCTTTCTGATGTGATTCCTGAAGAGAAGACCGACTATCAGCGTTTCCAGGTGGAACTTGATATTACAGAAGATGGTTTTGCGGTACCAATGGGACTGATTGGCGGGCATGCAATATCGGAATTGTTTGCCAGGCTTTCAGCACGTGTGTCGGGAACCTACTATTTCAAAGACTATCCTATTCCGTTCAAATGTGTTGCTGCCGACCTGCTTAGCGGAGAGCAGGTCATATTTGACAGGGGTAGTTTTTCTACAGCACTTAGGTCCAGTATGTCTATTCCGTCAGTGTTTTCTCCTGTAGAACTGGATACTCTCTATCTGGTAGATGGTGGTGTACTAAATAACTTTCCTGTAGATCTTTGCAGGGAGATGGGTGCTGATATTATTATCGGGGTAAATGTTGGAAATGCCGACAGGGTAAATAAGGCTGATCTGAATTCTCTGATAGGGGTGTTGACGACTTCTACAATGATAGCCAACAGCTCCAATAACCGTGCGCAGTTGCCTTATGTAGATGTTGTGATTATGCCTGATTTAACTGGTTATAATGTTGCCAGCTTCTTTAATGCTCCTCAGATTATTGAGCGGGGAGAGCTTGCTGCCAGGGAGGTGTACGGGCAGCTTGACTCACTTGCAAGATTTCTGGATCAGTTCGATAAACCTAAGCCATTGTCAATACCTTCTGATCCTGTTGAGTTTGTGATTTCACGTGTTGAGGTAGATGGCCTTGAAAAGGTGAGCAGACGCTTCTTTATTTCCGGCCTTGGTATAAATGCAGGTGATACTGTAGATTTTAGTTTGCTTTCACAAGGCGTAAACCGATTGATTGGAACCAGATATTTCGACTATGTTACCTATAACCTGGAGCCGGAAGGTGGAAAGTATGTACTGAAGATGAATACCCAGGAGTCAGCACCCGCTAAGTTCAAGTTTTCAATTCATTATGATAACGAGTATAAGGCCGGAATACTCACAAACATAACGCTTAGAAACCTTTTATGGATTGGAAACAGATTTAGTACTACGCTGGACATTGCGGAGAAACCAAGATTCAATGTAACTGCGATAAACTATTACGGAGAGAATCATCTAACTGCCTCAAAGCTGGTGTTTGACAGGGAGGTTAACAACTTTCCCGTTTACATGAATGACGGCCGGGTATATGGGACCCTTACACACCATTATACTGACCTGGCTTTTGGCTTTATGTCCTCAATAGGCACATCATGGGAGATAGATGCCTATCTTGAGTATGAACGCAGTATGCTGACAGATCAGACCGGAATGTATGAGATATTTTCAAATGGTGTAGCCAGATTTGGTAATGAGTTTATATCTGCAAATTTTAGTTCAAAGCTAAATACCCTTGACCGCAGGTATTTCCCACGAAGAGGAACTGATATGATGATCGGCTATCGGTTCATTCTTGATAACCGGGCAGTTTATCATGGCAGTGAAAGTGGGCGAGAGCTGGTATCTGATGCGATAGAGCCTGTCAACAAGAACTTTTTCGAGTTGTCTGCCTATTATCAGAAATTCTTCAGGGTTAGCAAAAGATGGGTTATCTCCCCTAGGGTGCAGGCTAATTTTGCCGATATGCAACTGCCGCTTCCAGGACGGGTGTTTGTAGGAGGAGTGCCATTCCAGAGAAGGTCTAATGAGGTAAGTTTTGTAGGGCTTTCGTCAAGGGAGAAGTATGTACAGAACTTCGTAATGGCTCAGCTAAATCTTCGTTACAGGGTCACACGTTCTCTGAATATTACGGGTGTGGCCAATGGTTTGGTATCTTTTCTGGATGAGGGACCCGAACTGCCTGGCTATATCAGTTCCAAAGATGAAGAAGTTGTTGGAATGGGATTACTTGTCGAATACGACAGTGTAATAGGCCCTATCCAGTTTGGTATCTCAAATGGTAATATTAACAAAGGTCTGAGATGGTATTTCGGACTGGGTTATCCCTTCTGA
- a CDS encoding 2-C-methyl-D-erythritol 4-phosphate cytidylyltransferase, translating into MADYIIIVAGGKGLRMGEPIPKQFLLLNDKAILMHTLEKFYHHNPELKIILALPSDHQEYWTKLCSEQGFDIPHIVVNGGQTRFHSVLNALGAITDDSGVTGVHDGVRPFVTPEVIDRCFNAAKQDGAAIPVIFPADSIREADDKGSHARNRDRFRLVQTPQVFRTDLLKKAYSNGYRESFTDDASVVEAAGHAITLVEGNQENIKITSPFDMMVAHVIVSGDCDQKG; encoded by the coding sequence ATGGCTGATTACATTATTATTGTTGCCGGAGGGAAAGGCCTGAGAATGGGAGAACCCATTCCCAAGCAATTCCTTCTGCTCAATGATAAGGCCATTCTGATGCACACATTAGAGAAATTTTATCACCACAATCCGGAGCTAAAGATAATATTGGCCCTGCCATCCGACCATCAGGAATACTGGACAAAACTGTGTTCGGAGCAGGGCTTTGACATACCCCATATTGTTGTAAACGGAGGGCAAACGAGATTCCATTCGGTATTGAATGCTCTGGGAGCTATAACTGATGATTCGGGCGTTACCGGTGTTCACGACGGTGTACGTCCCTTTGTAACTCCTGAAGTAATTGATCGCTGTTTCAATGCTGCAAAGCAAGATGGAGCTGCCATACCAGTAATATTTCCTGCCGACTCTATCAGGGAAGCTGATGATAAGGGTTCACATGCACGAAACAGAGACAGATTCAGACTGGTTCAGACTCCTCAGGTATTCAGGACAGACCTGCTAAAGAAGGCCTACAGTAACGGTTACCGTGAATCATTCACTGACGATGCTTCAGTCGTGGAAGCAGCCGGACATGCTATCACCCTGGTCGAAGGAAACCAGGAGAATATCAAAATCACGAGCCCCTTTGATATGATGGTGGCTCATGTTATAGTTTCCGGAGACTGTGATCAGAAGGGATAA
- a CDS encoding AMP-binding protein — MIANGYISMVQNAIEKYEDLLAFTDYQGVSMTYREVGKEIHRLHIIFDELGIKKGDKIALIGRNFANWATSFLSIVTYGAVVVPILPDFHSNDIHHIINHSESKLLIATNLMFDKIDDTQIGSIKGVLSVQNFQPLVDHNDKLKKAVEKAAAEVDKDNKPFDVKRIKYAQVGAEEVMVLSYTSGTSGFSKGVLLPHRSIWSNVLFAHDNFDIHPGDRIVSFLPLAHAYGCLFEFLWPMTEGCHITFLSRTPSPQIITEAFRTVKPKLILSVPLILEKIFKTRIAPQLERPGLKFVLKTPIANKLVYNKIRKALYDTFGGEFQEMIIGGAALNKDVEDFLKKIEFPITVGYGMTECGPLISYAPSGETRATSAGRIVTRMEVRIDSEDPYNVVGEIQVRGDNTLLGYYKNEKATAEVFTEDGWLHTGDLGIIDKDNFIYIKGRSKNMILGPSGQNIYPEEIEAVLNNHELVQECLVRDNDGKIEALVYPNYELTDFTNKNSEEIEEILQKMRKEVNAALPAYMAIHRIILFPEEFEKTPKKSIKRFKYQK, encoded by the coding sequence ATGATAGCAAATGGGTATATATCGATGGTGCAAAACGCCATCGAAAAGTATGAAGATTTGTTGGCCTTCACTGATTATCAGGGAGTGAGCATGACTTACAGAGAAGTTGGTAAGGAAATTCACCGCCTGCATATCATTTTTGATGAACTTGGAATCAAGAAAGGTGACAAGATCGCATTGATAGGCCGCAACTTTGCAAACTGGGCAACAAGTTTCCTTTCTATAGTTACCTACGGTGCAGTGGTTGTACCAATACTTCCGGATTTCCATAGCAACGACATTCATCACATTATCAATCACTCGGAGTCTAAGTTGCTTATTGCAACCAACCTGATGTTTGACAAGATAGATGATACTCAAATAGGAAGTATCAAGGGAGTGTTGTCAGTTCAAAACTTTCAACCACTTGTAGATCACAATGACAAGCTCAAAAAGGCCGTTGAAAAAGCTGCTGCTGAAGTTGATAAAGATAACAAACCGTTTGACGTAAAGAGAATCAAGTATGCTCAGGTTGGTGCAGAAGAAGTAATGGTCCTCTCCTATACCTCAGGAACCTCGGGCTTCTCAAAGGGAGTACTTCTGCCACACAGGAGTATTTGGTCAAATGTTTTGTTTGCCCACGATAACTTCGACATCCATCCTGGCGACAGAATTGTTTCTTTCCTGCCTCTGGCACATGCCTACGGCTGTTTGTTTGAATTCCTCTGGCCAATGACAGAAGGATGTCATATTACCTTCCTGAGCCGTACACCTTCTCCTCAGATAATAACAGAGGCATTCAGGACTGTTAAGCCAAAACTGATACTTTCAGTACCACTGATACTTGAGAAAATATTCAAGACCAGAATAGCTCCGCAACTTGAAAGACCAGGTCTGAAGTTTGTACTTAAGACCCCGATTGCCAACAAGCTCGTATACAACAAGATTCGCAAGGCTCTATATGATACCTTCGGAGGAGAATTCCAGGAAATGATCATCGGAGGAGCTGCGCTTAATAAGGATGTTGAAGACTTCCTAAAAAAGATCGAATTCCCTATTACTGTCGGCTACGGAATGACTGAATGCGGGCCTCTTATCAGTTATGCTCCATCGGGTGAAACCCGTGCCACATCAGCAGGACGTATCGTTACCCGCATGGAGGTACGTATTGATAGCGAAGACCCATACAATGTTGTAGGTGAAATCCAGGTCAGGGGGGACAATACACTTCTAGGTTATTACAAGAACGAAAAGGCAACTGCAGAAGTCTTCACAGAGGACGGATGGCTTCATACCGGTGACCTTGGAATTATTGACAAAGACAACTTCATCTATATCAAGGGCAGGAGCAAGAATATGATCCTTGGTCCATCCGGACAAAATATTTATCCTGAAGAAATCGAAGCAGTGCTCAACAACCATGAGCTGGTTCAGGAATGCCTGGTTCGCGATAACGATGGCAAAATTGAAGCTCTTGTCTATCCCAACTATGAGCTGACTGACTTTACTAACAAGAACTCAGAAGAGATTGAAGAAATACTTCAGAAGATGAGGAAGGAAGTCAATGCAGCACTGCCTGCCTATATGGCTATCCACAGAATCATACTTTTCCCTGAGGAATTTGAAAAGACTCCCAAAAAGAGTATCAAACGTTTCAAATACCAAAAGTAA
- a CDS encoding Crp/Fnr family transcriptional regulator, translated as MKKEGRRIDIEPGALRQHDIFRGLSDEELANVAQTMTCNLFKKGSVIYNEGSRINGSYIINTGVLKIYKTGFDGKEQIIRFARHGDLIGFRSVISDELACTTAEVIQDSALCYIPGETLTGLIKGNPEFAMDLMKLTCRELGESNKFLTDIAQKTVRERLAEVLLLLMDTFELDEDNYLQISLTREDLANIVGTATESVIRLLSEFRADNMIEINGRRIKLLNIPKLIKVGNVYV; from the coding sequence ATGAAGAAAGAGGGGCGTAGGATCGATATAGAGCCTGGTGCTTTGCGCCAACACGATATATTTAGGGGACTTTCGGACGAGGAATTGGCAAATGTTGCACAAACAATGACCTGCAATCTTTTCAAGAAAGGTTCAGTGATTTACAACGAAGGTAGCCGTATCAACGGTAGCTATATAATTAATACCGGTGTACTGAAGATTTATAAGACCGGATTTGACGGGAAGGAACAAATCATCCGCTTTGCAAGACATGGAGACCTTATTGGGTTTCGTTCAGTTATAAGCGATGAACTTGCCTGTACAACTGCTGAAGTTATCCAGGATTCAGCACTATGCTATATCCCCGGAGAGACTCTTACAGGCCTGATAAAGGGGAATCCTGAGTTTGCCATGGATTTGATGAAACTCACATGCCGTGAATTAGGAGAATCCAACAAGTTTCTTACCGATATAGCACAGAAGACCGTCCGTGAACGCCTCGCTGAAGTGCTTTTACTGCTTATGGACACCTTTGAGCTGGACGAGGATAATTATCTACAGATCTCGCTAACCAGAGAAGATTTGGCGAATATTGTCGGTACAGCTACAGAGTCTGTGATTAGACTTCTATCTGAGTTTAGGGCTGATAACATGATTGAGATCAACGGCAGAAGGATTAAATTACTCAACATCCCTAAACTTATCAAGGTTGGAAATGTTTATGTATGA
- a CDS encoding OsmC family protein: MKSEVSIRWTGNMAFESEVNGHKLVLDAAKEFGGEDLGYRPKPLVMAALAGCTGMDVVSILKKMRVEYDGLEIKVEGDVADEHPKTYTALKLIYEFKGKDLPMEKLEKAVALSEETYCGVWAMYKKAVPVTYEIRVVE; encoded by the coding sequence ATGAAAAGTGAAGTGTCGATAAGATGGACAGGCAATATGGCATTTGAGTCAGAAGTAAATGGCCATAAGCTTGTGCTTGATGCCGCAAAGGAATTTGGCGGTGAGGATCTCGGTTACAGGCCAAAGCCTCTTGTGATGGCTGCCCTTGCCGGATGTACAGGCATGGATGTGGTGTCTATTCTCAAGAAGATGAGAGTTGAATATGATGGACTTGAAATAAAGGTCGAAGGCGATGTTGCTGATGAGCATCCCAAAACCTACACCGCACTGAAGCTTATCTACGAGTTTAAGGGTAAAGATCTGCCAATGGAAAAGCTGGAAAAGGCTGTAGCCCTTTCGGAGGAGACTTATTGCGGGGTTTGGGCCATGTACAAAAAAGCGGTACCTGTCACTTACGAGATTAGGGTGGTCGAATAA